In the Alteromonas sp. M12 genome, one interval contains:
- a CDS encoding TonB-dependent receptor, which yields MRHSKTQITTSNLKNRFLIAGSSAILMAVSSPTVIAQQVNDALNNSGQQQENLEVIEVSGVRASLENALNVKREAPSIVDAISATDIDALPALDLGEALQAIPGIQLERSGEGRQSEISLRGLSGGFVKTTAFGQSFATPSRSSSAEGAANPFSAFEAGIFDGVTVVKTPTADMQAGGIAGIVDKQLQQALSKPSGKYSVSVGGRYEELTSKWDPSFKVSGTQHIIEDKLAVAFKFAGSGQTFRRDTANFVNYETLGLEHPRGGTRGTNSDTIDAYKEKWGIADDAEVRGVAESRNVSEFSDGDRISFHGNIEWKPVDYLKLGAHLLYTKRNLDSGTKQDGGYFSGMNARNANNNDMFHKIEPDMDTAPFLYDVNSAGNDVYGVSKVHITDGSWQITNRETTFLEESKGLMLYGDYLVDDWKLDGVISHSESTNQFMNIGLDFRIQGHHSPTQRVNGVNGDVIPTGIDVTIDTAGGNMAHAMTSGTGWEDINWGTGWVPTNNLSANCISNRSEVNDNRKIAFCLTGRIDEPKREYSSGEFNALRYTDFGFGDTLRFDSIKFGGRYTKEVLENRDQQLTAAGANVANITQDTLVGNPLLSGGQSSYFNGHYPGAFGADGGWLTVDNAAFAADLQDGLAPIDGAIIADPSGFYERFVGPHPQRYATNFSAEQNIIALYAMTNFSGELGSVPYTGNIGGRYIRTDNTFDGQVRDRNNELGDILLPTTVKHDYDHFLPSANISFEVHEDVIIRAGYSQGIVRPNLRIMTPSTDLRSNDTTATINLPSALVEPYDADNYDLSVEWYNREGSAISVGIFKKNISNFFGNAVEVCPEGDPLITNILGSDITRNDIGNGDFTCTQNEQTSTLDGELVNRDVTVNQRMNAPAEIQLTGVEFAIQQKLDFLPYPWNGFGGVFNYTYIDQDSDDDVNDDINRLYKVAPESFNIIGYYENDGFSLRVAYNWKDDSLLRATNTYLGLLPRVQKASGRLDAVAAYKVNSNLKVFLRGYNLTDEQRVEHWGFDEKAVARVDYTGKVYELSVNYTF from the coding sequence ATGCGACACAGCAAGACACAAATCACAACAAGCAATTTGAAAAATAGATTCTTAATAGCTGGTTCTTCGGCCATATTGATGGCGGTTAGTTCACCAACGGTTATTGCACAGCAGGTTAATGACGCGCTAAATAATAGCGGGCAACAACAAGAAAACCTTGAGGTAATCGAAGTGTCAGGCGTACGTGCCTCTTTGGAGAATGCACTTAATGTTAAGCGCGAAGCTCCTTCTATTGTCGATGCAATATCAGCAACTGATATTGATGCTTTACCGGCATTGGATCTAGGTGAAGCGCTACAAGCGATACCAGGAATCCAATTAGAACGGTCAGGTGAAGGGCGTCAATCTGAGATTAGCTTGCGTGGTTTAAGTGGTGGTTTTGTTAAAACCACTGCATTTGGTCAAAGTTTCGCGACGCCAAGTCGGAGTAGCAGTGCAGAAGGCGCAGCAAATCCATTTTCTGCATTCGAAGCCGGTATTTTTGATGGCGTTACCGTTGTCAAAACGCCAACAGCCGATATGCAAGCAGGGGGAATTGCAGGTATCGTCGATAAACAACTACAACAAGCCTTATCCAAACCGAGCGGTAAATATTCCGTTAGTGTCGGTGGCCGTTACGAAGAACTAACGAGTAAATGGGATCCGTCATTTAAAGTATCGGGTACTCAACATATTATTGAAGACAAATTGGCGGTAGCTTTTAAATTTGCTGGCTCTGGACAAACTTTCCGTCGCGATACAGCCAACTTTGTTAACTACGAAACACTTGGTTTAGAGCATCCTCGAGGTGGTACCCGTGGCACTAACTCAGACACTATCGACGCCTATAAAGAAAAATGGGGGATTGCTGATGACGCCGAAGTGCGTGGTGTAGCTGAATCAAGAAACGTATCCGAATTTAGCGATGGAGATCGTATTTCTTTCCATGGCAATATCGAATGGAAGCCCGTTGATTATCTAAAGTTAGGTGCTCATCTACTCTATACCAAACGTAACCTCGATAGTGGGACTAAGCAAGATGGTGGTTACTTTTCTGGTATGAACGCTAGAAACGCTAATAACAATGACATGTTCCATAAAATCGAACCCGATATGGATACCGCACCTTTTCTTTATGACGTAAATAGTGCTGGCAATGATGTATATGGCGTTTCTAAAGTTCATATTACCGATGGGAGTTGGCAAATCACTAACCGTGAAACAACGTTTTTGGAAGAATCTAAAGGCTTGATGCTTTATGGTGATTATTTGGTTGATGATTGGAAGCTTGATGGTGTGATTAGTCACTCTGAATCAACTAACCAATTTATGAATATAGGTTTAGATTTCAGAATCCAAGGACATCACAGCCCGACTCAGCGGGTGAATGGTGTGAATGGTGACGTTATCCCCACGGGCATTGATGTTACAATTGATACCGCGGGTGGCAATATGGCTCATGCGATGACATCTGGTACTGGTTGGGAAGATATCAATTGGGGGACAGGTTGGGTTCCAACCAACAATTTAAGCGCAAACTGTATTTCAAATCGAAGTGAGGTTAATGACAATCGGAAAATTGCGTTTTGTTTAACGGGTCGTATTGATGAACCTAAACGTGAATACTCCAGCGGCGAATTTAATGCCTTGCGATATACGGATTTTGGTTTTGGCGATACGTTACGTTTTGACAGTATTAAATTTGGTGGCCGTTACACTAAAGAAGTATTAGAGAATCGAGATCAACAATTAACAGCAGCAGGCGCAAATGTTGCCAATATTACTCAAGATACTTTAGTCGGCAATCCTTTGCTATCTGGCGGTCAATCTAGCTATTTCAACGGACATTATCCTGGTGCATTTGGTGCAGATGGTGGTTGGTTAACCGTAGATAATGCAGCCTTTGCAGCTGACCTTCAAGACGGTTTAGCGCCAATTGATGGCGCGATCATTGCTGACCCTTCAGGTTTTTATGAGAGATTTGTAGGTCCCCACCCGCAACGTTATGCAACAAATTTTTCTGCTGAGCAAAATATCATCGCGTTATATGCAATGACTAATTTTTCTGGTGAATTAGGCTCCGTTCCTTATACAGGTAATATTGGAGGGCGTTATATTAGAACTGATAACACCTTTGATGGACAAGTTCGCGATAGAAACAACGAGTTAGGAGATATTCTTTTACCTACTACAGTTAAGCACGACTATGATCATTTCTTACCTTCAGCGAACATTAGCTTTGAAGTGCACGAAGATGTAATAATACGTGCTGGATATTCTCAAGGTATTGTGCGTCCAAACTTGCGTATTATGACACCTTCAACCGACTTACGAAGTAATGATACTACTGCAACGATTAACTTACCTAGTGCTCTTGTTGAACCATATGATGCGGACAACTATGACCTATCGGTAGAATGGTACAACCGTGAGGGAAGTGCTATCTCTGTTGGCATATTCAAAAAGAATATATCTAACTTCTTTGGTAATGCAGTTGAAGTCTGCCCCGAAGGTGACCCGCTTATCACCAATATTTTAGGAAGTGATATCACGCGCAATGATATAGGTAATGGTGATTTTACCTGTACTCAAAACGAACAGACATCTACTCTCGATGGTGAATTGGTTAATCGCGACGTAACAGTTAATCAAAGAATGAATGCACCAGCAGAAATTCAATTAACCGGTGTTGAATTTGCAATTCAGCAAAAGCTAGACTTCTTGCCCTACCCTTGGAATGGATTTGGTGGTGTATTTAACTACACCTATATCGACCAAGATTCTGATGACGACGTAAATGACGATATCAATCGTTTATATAAAGTAGCACCAGAATCATTCAATATTATTGGTTACTATGAAAACGATGGATTTTCGCTGCGTGTAGCCTATAACTGGAAGGATGATTCACTACTAAGAGCAACTAACACCTACTTAGGGTTATTGCCACGTGTACAAAAAGCATCTGGTCGCTTAGATGCTGTGGCTGCTTACAAAGTTAATAGTAATCTCAAAGTATTCTTACGCGGTTACAACCTAACTGACGAACAACGTGTAGAACATTGGGGATTTGATGAAAAAGCTGTTGCTCGTGTTGATTACACTGGAAAAGTATACGAGTTAAGTGTGAATTACACTTTTTAA
- a CDS encoding sulfatase: MFFLWKLNKYKFAVNKRKLTLVLFVLASVVACSNAKTEAVDEVNSLDNNAALPNILLILSDDHAWNDYGFMGHDIINTPSLDNLAGEGVTFKRGYVPTSLCRPSLATIATGYYAFQHGITGNDPSRELPGGKGGELYETQRAQIIAKIDHVATLPQLLKTKGYVSLQTGKWWEGSFQRGGFDQGMTRGFPEEGGRHGDDGLKIGREGVNTITDFIDESSAANKPFFVWYAPYMPHAPHNPPQRILKKYENKGLPISIAKYYAMIEWFDETNGQLFDHLEKKGLKDNTLIVYVSDNGWVANPTQTGRFLPRSKQSPGESGVRTPIMFSLPSQLNAQMRTEVVSSIDIVPTILGAAGIEVPNDLPGENLFSNMKNESPIVRVKIFGEGFAHDMDDLNDPESTLLYRWVIEDKWKLILSYDGKNVSYQKYHEDVLSGPRLYNLLEDEHETNNLASAHPDVVARLSEKLKSWYPVNKRTVLQ, encoded by the coding sequence ATGTTTTTTTTATGGAAATTAAATAAATACAAATTTGCAGTCAATAAACGAAAGTTGACATTGGTACTCTTTGTTCTTGCTTCAGTTGTAGCTTGTAGCAATGCAAAGACTGAAGCAGTTGATGAAGTAAATTCGCTCGATAATAATGCCGCACTGCCTAACATTTTATTAATTTTATCTGATGATCATGCTTGGAATGATTATGGGTTTATGGGGCATGACATCATTAACACTCCTTCATTGGACAACTTAGCCGGTGAGGGAGTGACCTTTAAGCGAGGTTATGTACCTACGTCACTATGTCGACCATCTCTGGCTACAATTGCTACTGGCTATTATGCTTTTCAGCATGGCATTACCGGTAACGATCCTTCTCGTGAATTACCAGGTGGGAAGGGTGGCGAATTATATGAAACACAGCGCGCTCAAATCATCGCAAAAATTGATCACGTGGCGACTTTGCCCCAATTGCTTAAGACCAAAGGGTATGTGTCTTTACAAACGGGCAAATGGTGGGAAGGAAGTTTTCAGCGTGGAGGATTTGATCAAGGAATGACCAGAGGGTTTCCCGAAGAAGGTGGGCGTCATGGTGATGATGGGCTCAAGATAGGTCGTGAGGGGGTTAACACAATTACAGACTTTATCGATGAATCAAGTGCTGCGAACAAACCATTTTTTGTTTGGTATGCGCCTTATATGCCTCATGCCCCCCACAACCCCCCCCAGCGTATTTTGAAAAAGTATGAAAACAAAGGGCTACCTATATCGATAGCTAAATATTATGCGATGATTGAATGGTTTGATGAAACCAATGGGCAGCTATTTGATCATCTTGAAAAGAAAGGTCTGAAAGACAATACCCTAATTGTGTATGTTTCAGATAATGGGTGGGTAGCTAATCCTACTCAAACCGGACGATTTTTACCTCGCTCAAAACAAAGTCCGGGAGAAAGCGGTGTTCGTACACCAATAATGTTTTCGTTACCAAGCCAATTAAACGCACAAATGCGAACTGAAGTTGTCAGTAGCATTGATATCGTTCCCACCATTTTAGGCGCTGCAGGAATAGAGGTTCCTAACGATTTGCCCGGTGAAAATTTATTTTCCAACATGAAAAACGAGAGCCCGATTGTCCGTGTTAAGATTTTTGGTGAAGGTTTTGCTCATGATATGGACGATCTAAACGATCCTGAATCTACCTTGTTGTATCGCTGGGTGATCGAAGATAAATGGAAACTAATTTTAAGTTATGACGGCAAAAACGTGAGTTATCAGAAATATCACGAGGATGTGTTGTCAGGGCCGCGTTTGTACAACTTGTTAGAGGATGAACACGAAACGAACAACTTAGCCAGCGCTCATCCAGATGTGGTGGCTCGATTGTCTGAAAAGCTAAAGAGTTGGTATCCAGTGAATAAACGCACAGTATTGCAATAA
- a CDS encoding sulfatase, with translation MNFSMMKSLTILLSCLHLAFVCINPVAATEKGKDEKKPNILWLVLEDMSPILPDYGDNTISTPNISWLAKEGVKYVNVYSTSGVCAPSRAALALGMYPSAVGANHMRTTSNTDETGLPSYAAVPPPEAKMLSQYMRELGYYTTNNYKTDYQFEAPKNAWDESGVYAHWRNRPADKPFFAVVNFTTTHESGLFEPYGIREIESRHYFADNPERIATLSTNPNQKTGQIDTPLHISENLDFPIPPYLPDTPLVRRDLWKMYNNLAETDRQVGAVLEQLKQDGLLDSTIIFFYSDHGGPLPRQKRLIYDSGLKVPLIVRFPNLKRAGETDDQLVSFIDFAPTTLKLAGMETPSHMHGQSFMQNGSKQREYIHAAADRFDGFTDVIRAVKNKRFKYIRNYRPEQAYYLPVVYREKIPTMQELLRLQKAKKLTPHQAQWFRPSKQQNELFDTLNDPHELNNLASNPAYAKVLNRLSSEMDRWLAEVGDNPLMSERELITTLWQGSKVQPKTADPVLNIQQGKAYLSSTTEGASISYKIIENNYEPVAWKLYQQPFVLPKMARLKIVAQRIGYQESEIQNLVLVNSNNK, from the coding sequence ATGAATTTTAGTATGATGAAGTCCCTTACTATATTACTAAGCTGCTTGCATTTAGCCTTTGTATGTATAAACCCCGTTGCGGCAACAGAAAAAGGTAAGGATGAGAAAAAACCAAATATATTGTGGCTGGTGTTAGAAGATATGAGCCCTATATTGCCTGATTATGGCGATAACACCATAAGCACTCCTAATATTAGTTGGCTTGCAAAAGAAGGAGTAAAATACGTCAATGTTTATTCTACTTCTGGAGTGTGTGCACCGAGTCGAGCTGCCCTAGCGTTAGGAATGTATCCCTCTGCTGTTGGCGCTAATCACATGCGAACCACCTCAAACACGGATGAGACGGGCTTACCTTCGTATGCAGCTGTGCCGCCACCAGAAGCTAAGATGCTTAGCCAATATATGCGAGAGTTGGGCTATTACACCACCAACAATTATAAAACCGATTATCAATTTGAAGCGCCCAAAAATGCTTGGGATGAAAGCGGTGTTTACGCACATTGGCGTAATCGTCCAGCAGATAAACCATTTTTTGCAGTGGTAAATTTTACTACTACTCATGAGTCGGGATTGTTTGAGCCTTATGGTATTCGGGAAATTGAGTCTAGGCATTATTTTGCTGATAATCCCGAGCGTATTGCAACATTGTCTACAAATCCAAATCAAAAAACGGGTCAAATAGATACTCCGCTTCACATCTCAGAAAATTTAGATTTTCCTATTCCCCCTTATTTACCAGATACACCTCTAGTAAGAAGGGATTTATGGAAAATGTATAATAATTTGGCAGAAACTGACCGCCAAGTCGGTGCGGTGCTTGAGCAGTTGAAGCAAGATGGGCTTTTAGATAGCACGATTATTTTTTTCTATTCCGATCATGGGGGCCCATTACCTCGCCAGAAACGCTTGATTTACGACAGTGGGCTGAAAGTGCCACTTATCGTCCGCTTTCCTAATTTAAAACGAGCTGGAGAAACAGATGACCAATTAGTTAGCTTTATAGATTTTGCACCCACCACTCTAAAATTAGCTGGTATGGAAACTCCCAGTCACATGCATGGCCAGAGCTTTATGCAAAATGGCTCAAAGCAGCGCGAATATATACATGCGGCAGCGGACCGATTTGATGGTTTCACCGATGTAATAAGAGCTGTAAAAAATAAGCGCTTCAAATACATACGTAATTACCGACCTGAACAAGCTTATTATTTACCGGTCGTCTACCGAGAAAAAATACCCACTATGCAAGAGTTGTTGAGACTGCAAAAAGCGAAAAAGTTGACTCCCCATCAAGCGCAATGGTTTAGGCCGTCAAAACAACAAAATGAATTATTTGACACTTTGAATGATCCACATGAATTGAATAACTTAGCTAGTAATCCAGCTTATGCAAAAGTGTTAAATCGCTTAAGTAGTGAAATGGATAGATGGCTAGCCGAGGTCGGTGATAACCCACTTATGTCAGAAAGAGAGTTGATAACTACATTGTGGCAAGGAAGCAAAGTTCAGCCAAAGACGGCCGATCCGGTACTCAACATTCAGCAGGGTAAAGCTTACCTTTCGAGTACGACAGAAGGAGCGTCGATAAGTTACAAAATCATCGAAAATAATTACGAACCAGTGGCATGGAAGCTCTATCAGCAGCCTTTTGTTTTACCCAAAATGGCGAGGCTTAAAATCGTCGCACAAAGAATTGGCTATCAAGAAAGTGAAATACAAAACCTCGTATTGGTGAACAGCAACAATAAATAA
- a CDS encoding cytochrome c produces MRNLITAASVVFVATMCGFALVYVLSEIYLSDVTYNSTFDYSIPDDAGSIEHGRYIARTRGCFGCHGQQLEGMNFDKQWDWPERAIAPNLAHLAKVNNAATLEMAIRQGIGSNGKAMVSMPSYNFTRLSDKDTAALIAFLRSAPVVEKDLPPPKLGWRTRWDLVVGNQTHYAWWAELVPLLSLDSKLEPELAHGEYLAMTMCNECHGLDLRGFQFSGEYVPDLAIIANVEFDEFERIVRTGRGFNGRHLGLMTLVAADRFSTLTDFDIKSLHLYLSSLQGQPVSSPVFWRQ; encoded by the coding sequence GTGCGTAACCTGATTACTGCTGCAAGTGTTGTGTTTGTTGCCACAATGTGTGGCTTCGCACTTGTCTACGTATTAAGTGAGATTTACTTAAGTGACGTAACCTACAACTCTACATTCGACTACTCCATACCCGATGATGCTGGCAGTATCGAACATGGCCGATATATCGCGCGCACACGAGGCTGCTTTGGCTGCCATGGTCAGCAGTTAGAAGGCATGAACTTTGATAAGCAATGGGATTGGCCAGAGAGAGCAATCGCACCAAATCTAGCACACTTAGCAAAGGTTAATAATGCCGCAACATTGGAGATGGCAATTCGACAGGGTATCGGGTCAAATGGCAAGGCAATGGTCTCCATGCCCTCCTATAACTTCACCCGTTTGTCTGACAAAGACACCGCGGCATTGATTGCGTTTCTGCGATCAGCACCAGTCGTTGAGAAGGACTTACCGCCACCCAAATTGGGTTGGCGGACGCGTTGGGATTTAGTTGTCGGTAATCAAACCCACTATGCATGGTGGGCCGAACTAGTGCCATTGCTAAGTCTAGACAGCAAACTAGAGCCAGAACTCGCTCATGGAGAGTACCTTGCTATGACCATGTGCAATGAGTGTCACGGTCTGGATCTGCGCGGCTTTCAATTTTCTGGAGAATATGTGCCAGACTTGGCCATTATCGCGAATGTGGAGTTCGACGAGTTTGAACGCATAGTGAGAACAGGTCGTGGATTTAATGGACGACATCTAGGGTTGATGACGTTAGTAGCTGCAGATCGGTTTTCAACCTTAACAGATTTCGATATTAAATCGCTTCACCTGTATTTGTCTTCGTTGCAAGGCCAGCCCGTTTCTTCGCCTGTATTTTGGCGACAGTAG
- a CDS encoding family 78 glycoside hydrolase catalytic domain, with translation MSERRNTVSKPMTLCAIFTLFLIVACESGKVESRLEVNGADIFSLSAPSSLEVGEGFVNPIGYYEQQPRFSWKIGQDSNVKFQTAYQIQVAFNADDFANNDTLWDSQKIESSQTSWIRYLGKRLSSRQQIVWRVRIWDEQDRSSSWSEPQSIELGLLDNQDWQAKWIGHADTNLTKKPSQSTLATPQYLRKVFKVKDNVKQARLYITSKGLFKPYVNGTEVSTEDVMTPGWTPYAKRIESLTYDLTDSLKLGDNVIAASIAGGWYAGRVYKFTDKDHRLPARLLAQLEIIYADGSRQVVVTDSSWSASQSGPIRFASIYDGERYDQALEMEGWTSANFQHEAWSDAIEEPLDNNVSITPKRHAPIRITEELPIQDIVSSQDGVVIFDFGQNMVGVPKLNIPVVAGQEVKVRYAEALHKGEFYTDNYRSAESTNYFLPSKTGVIEYQPTFTYHGYRYIEISGLDAKQTPSKDWATAMIQHSDVNIHASFKSSHAKLNKLSENIIWGMRSNFFDIPLDCPQRDERLGWTGDAQVFVTPSMYMADVYGFWSAWLQSIREEQGPDGKIPLYVPFVEWINFASSGWGDAVTIIPWELYTATGDEAILSDNFEMMKAWVGYHEKKSENLISNMNTFGDWLQPFPQNLKEGDNGNRGNTDFSLIGTAYFAHSTELTLKAAKVLNKSGDVAALTKLHSKIKAAFMAQFFDQQLNLKKEDAIPTQTTYLLGLAYDLFPVEKRDLALEKLIELIREADSHLRTGFLGTPLLTKVLQDAGRSDVIYELLFKESYPSWFYSINNGATTTWERWNSYSLEDGFNPQGMNSLNHYAYGTVSRWFYEGILGITPAKPGFSHIRIAPQFGHELSQAKGGYITPQGEVKVDWTIKNEQLIMNVIVPKNTTADFVLPQVSNLTMALNEKSTALNKLTNLGPGTYQITGNIQL, from the coding sequence ATGTCTGAAAGACGAAATACAGTGAGTAAACCAATGACACTATGTGCCATTTTTACTTTGTTTCTAATTGTTGCTTGTGAATCAGGAAAAGTTGAATCACGTTTAGAAGTAAATGGAGCAGATATTTTTTCATTGAGCGCTCCTAGCTCTCTTGAGGTTGGAGAAGGCTTTGTAAATCCTATTGGTTATTACGAACAACAGCCTCGTTTTTCTTGGAAAATTGGACAAGACTCTAATGTAAAATTCCAGACAGCTTACCAAATTCAAGTTGCGTTTAATGCGGATGATTTTGCAAACAATGACACATTATGGGATAGCCAAAAAATTGAATCGAGCCAAACGTCTTGGATTAGATATTTAGGTAAGCGTTTGTCATCTCGTCAACAAATTGTTTGGCGAGTTCGAATTTGGGATGAGCAAGATAGATCATCCTCATGGAGTGAGCCTCAATCAATAGAGTTAGGCCTGCTTGATAATCAAGATTGGCAAGCAAAATGGATTGGACACGCTGACACCAATTTAACCAAAAAACCATCCCAATCTACATTGGCGACACCTCAGTATTTGCGTAAAGTTTTCAAAGTTAAAGACAACGTTAAACAAGCACGTTTATATATAACCTCAAAAGGATTGTTTAAGCCTTACGTTAATGGAACTGAAGTATCAACCGAAGATGTAATGACCCCAGGTTGGACGCCTTACGCTAAACGTATCGAATCTCTGACCTATGATCTTACTGATAGCTTAAAGTTGGGTGACAATGTTATTGCAGCCAGTATCGCTGGTGGTTGGTACGCTGGCCGTGTGTATAAATTTACCGACAAAGATCATAGGCTACCGGCACGATTGTTAGCACAACTGGAAATAATCTATGCAGATGGTTCTCGTCAGGTAGTCGTTACAGATAGCAGTTGGTCGGCTTCACAGTCAGGTCCTATTCGATTCGCCAGTATTTACGACGGCGAGCGATACGACCAAGCTCTTGAAATGGAAGGATGGACAAGTGCAAATTTTCAGCATGAGGCATGGTCAGATGCAATTGAAGAACCTTTAGATAATAACGTTTCTATTACCCCTAAGCGACATGCACCGATCCGCATAACAGAAGAGTTACCAATTCAAGATATTGTTAGTAGCCAAGACGGGGTGGTTATATTTGATTTTGGTCAAAATATGGTGGGAGTGCCGAAGCTTAATATACCTGTTGTAGCCGGACAAGAAGTAAAGGTGCGTTATGCAGAAGCGTTACACAAGGGGGAGTTTTATACCGACAATTACCGTAGTGCTGAATCGACTAACTACTTCCTTCCTAGTAAAACCGGGGTGATTGAATACCAGCCAACTTTTACCTATCACGGCTATCGTTATATAGAAATTTCTGGTTTGGATGCTAAGCAAACTCCCAGCAAAGACTGGGCTACAGCAATGATTCAGCATTCTGATGTGAATATACATGCTAGCTTTAAAAGTTCGCATGCTAAGTTAAATAAGCTATCTGAAAATATTATTTGGGGCATGAGAAGTAACTTTTTCGACATTCCATTAGATTGTCCACAGCGGGATGAGCGTTTAGGGTGGACTGGTGATGCACAAGTATTCGTTACTCCTTCCATGTATATGGCAGATGTTTATGGTTTCTGGTCCGCATGGTTACAAAGCATTCGTGAAGAGCAGGGGCCTGACGGAAAAATACCGTTATACGTTCCTTTCGTTGAGTGGATTAACTTTGCATCTTCAGGTTGGGGAGATGCAGTAACGATTATTCCATGGGAACTTTACACCGCAACAGGTGATGAAGCTATCCTGTCAGACAACTTCGAAATGATGAAAGCTTGGGTCGGTTACCATGAAAAGAAAAGTGAAAACCTGATTTCTAATATGAATACTTTTGGTGATTGGTTACAGCCTTTTCCTCAAAATTTAAAAGAAGGTGACAATGGTAATCGTGGTAATACTGATTTTAGTCTCATAGGAACTGCATATTTTGCACATTCCACAGAGTTAACTCTTAAAGCAGCAAAAGTGTTAAATAAGAGTGGCGATGTGGCTGCGTTAACTAAGTTACATAGCAAAATTAAAGCTGCGTTTATGGCCCAGTTTTTTGATCAGCAGTTAAATCTTAAAAAAGAAGACGCAATACCTACACAAACCACTTATTTATTAGGTTTAGCTTATGATTTATTTCCAGTGGAAAAGCGTGACCTTGCTTTAGAGAAGTTGATAGAACTAATCCGAGAAGCCGATTCTCATTTACGTACGGGATTTTTAGGTACGCCTTTATTAACCAAAGTGCTACAGGATGCCGGTCGCAGTGATGTCATCTATGAATTGCTATTTAAAGAATCATACCCTTCTTGGTTTTACTCAATTAATAACGGCGCTACTACGACATGGGAGCGTTGGAATTCGTATTCACTCGAAGATGGTTTTAACCCGCAAGGAATGAACTCACTAAATCACTATGCTTATGGCACTGTGTCTCGCTGGTTTTATGAGGGAATATTGGGCATAACGCCAGCAAAACCTGGCTTCTCACATATCCGAATTGCCCCTCAGTTTGGCCATGAATTAAGCCAAGCAAAAGGCGGATACATCACTCCCCAAGGAGAGGTTAAGGTTGATTGGACTATTAAAAATGAGCAACTAATCATGAATGTAATCGTGCCTAAAAACACAACAGCAGATTTTGTGTTGCCCCAAGTTAGTAATTTAACTATGGCGTTAAATGAAAAAAGTACAGCTCTAAATAAGCTTACTAATTTAGGGCCTGGAACTTATCAAATAACCGGGAATATTCAACTGTAG